Proteins encoded in a region of the Bactrocera tryoni isolate S06 chromosome 4, CSIRO_BtryS06_freeze2, whole genome shotgun sequence genome:
- the LOC120775845 gene encoding uncharacterized protein LOC120775845, which translates to MGAGNSTPQTAHIINPVRASAIHVTPSVINRLESAKQQIAEVAVPAPTKDEPIHCARCCTCGFFKGKDKEASLLAMKSNELQEAQYVKTLEKLEAMLGKPVRFAAVHSENLKKLEHKLLKCYADNPRQPLVCADAAKEYQNFVFKQQFVSILNAKHITTPKYE; encoded by the coding sequence ATGGGTGCAGGAAATTCCACGCCACAAACGGCGCACATCATCAATCCAGTGCGTGCCAGCGCCATACACGTCACACCAAGCGTTATAAATCGCCTGGAAAGTGCCAAGCAACAAATTGCCGAAGTTGCAGTGCCGGCACCAACAAAAGACGAACCCATACATTGTGCACGCTGTTGCACCTGTGGCTTCTTCAAGGGCAAAGACAAAGAGGCCAGCTTGTTGGCGATGAAATCAAATGAATTGCAGGAAGCGCAATATGTGAAAACTTTGGAGAAATTGGAAGCCATGCTGGGCAAACCCGTACGCTTTGCTGCAGTGCACAGCGAGAACCTGAAGAAATTGGAGCACAAACTATTGAAATGCTATGCAGATAACCCACGCCAGCCGCTGGTGTGTGCCGATGCAGCGAAGGAATATCAGAATTTCGTTTTTAAGCAACAATTCGTTTCGATACTTAATGCTAAACATATCACAACACCGAAATACGAATAA
- the LOC120775737 gene encoding PXMP2/4 family protein 4, with product MAAILQHFKTMLQRYPVTRGMVSYSLIWPTSSLIQQTFEGKRWPDYDWWRALRFSLYGGFFVAPTLYSWIKVSSAMWPRTSLRTAVFKTAVEQISYTPAAMTCFYFLMSLLEMKTVDEAAAEVRKKFIPTYKVAMSIWPVVGIINFSVVPEKNRVPFISVCSLLWTCFLAYMKHLEHQHVDEMDNIFTSKDAKAKA from the exons atggctgccattttacaacattttaaGACGATGCTACAGCGTTATCCCGTTACAAGGGGTATGGTTTCATATAGCCTGATTTGGCCGACGAGTTCACTCATACAACAGACCTTCGAAGGGAAAAGATGGC CGGACTACGATTGGTGGCGTGCGTTACGTTTCAGTCTATATGGCGGATTTTTCGTCGCGCCAACGCTGTATAGTTGGATTAAGGTTTCCAGCGCCATGTGGCCGCGTACATCGCTGCGGACGGCGGTGTTCAAAACAGCCGTCGAACAGATTTCCTACACACCTGCTGCCATGACATGCTTTTATTTCCTAATGAGCCTGCTGGAAATGAAGACCGTGGACGAGGCAGCCGCGGAGGTGCGCAAGAAATTCATACCCACGTATAAG GTGGCTATGTCAATTTGGCCCGTTGTTGGCATAATAAATTTCTCCGTCGTACCAGAGAAGAATCGAGTGCCTTTCATCAGTGTTTGTAGTTTGTTATGGACATGCTTCTTGGCTTATATGAAACATCTGGAGCACCAGCATGTAGACGAAATGGATAATATATTCACGTCCAAGGACGCTAAAGCGAAGGCGTGA
- the LOC120775735 gene encoding protein SYM1-like: MVVPMTVNFLKSKWRLFASAHPLAKGVIAYSIVWPTSSFMQQTLEGKQLKDYDWMRILRFGLFGGCYVAPTLYGWLRVASAMWPQTNLRIGALKAIVEQASYAPFASTSFYFGMTMLEGKGIEAAKAEVKDKFPKTLRIAIFIIPVLQTINFGLIPEPNRILFVSFCSLFWITFLAHMQKQGEKAQLDEHMPKQQLKQFQHHLPVLKNESFIPKVNNAFAL, encoded by the exons ATGGTTGTACCGATGAcagttaattttttgaaatcaaaatggCGCCTGTTCGCTTCTGCTCATCCCCTGGCCAAAGGTGTTATCGCATATTCGATTGTATGGCCGACGAGTAGTTTCATGCAACAAACACTCGAAGGCAAACAGCTAA AGGATTATGATTGGATGCGCATACTGCGTTTTGGCCTTTTCGGAGGCTGTTATGTGGCGCCCACTTTATATGGATGGTTACGTGTCGCCTCCGCAATGTGGCCGCAAACGAATTTACGTATTGGAGCACTCAAG GCCATCGTTGAGCAAGCTTCGTACGCACCATTCGCCAGCACCAGCTTCTACTTCGGCATGACTATGCTGGAAGGTAAAGGCATTGAAGCAGCTAAAGCAGAAGTCAAAGATAAATTCCCAAAAACACTTAGG ATTGCCATTTTCATCATTCCAGTTTTGCAGACAATTAACTTCGGTTTAATACCCGAACCGAATCGCATTTTATTTGTTAGTTTTTGTAGTCTATTCTGGATAACATTCTTGGCTCATATGCAAAAACAGGGTGAAAAAGCGCAACTGGACGAACACATGCCGAAACAGCAGCTAAAACAATTCCAACACCATTTGCCGGTACTGAAGAATGAGAGCTTTATACCAAAAGTTAATAATGCATTCGCGCTATGA
- the LOC120773773 gene encoding serine protease 53 encodes MAQSNGFAWLFLFYSLSLLCLVFKCNAFYPRIVNGTQANEGEFPFVVSLRRASDGRHKCGASLLNRVWVLTAAHCVVKTQPEQLSIQYGGNELVANSTKVSNVSKIIVHENYEPGNLHLNDIALLRLQTPLKFGSKVRAVHLPAAQQDTAEAMPAVLLGWGLNATGGVIQKQLQKVHLQIFSDEECSQRHGTQLHPTTICAGVPEGGRGQCSGDSGGPLLVNGQQVGIVSWSRKPCTVAPYPGVFTELSAYVDWLQQMIGNDRDDGDWGESEESWEELTTGNLIIVRSKKGLTSLLAKHKKVSLRHRGSLQHFCAGTLIHPQWILTAAHCLMYTKQPKELIIQYGTNQLKPAKTKLMNISEIIRHEGYSHTIAIHDLALLKLESAIMSNDVNLVTLAAGNQCYEAFKTKAPLLLIGWGLNATHGTLQQQLQKVELDLLSRAECRQRTQAQLYSTNICAVAPTGTQQGQCNGDSGGPLLMNKQQIGIVSWSLKPCGAYPGVFTNVACYEQWIRDCIG; translated from the exons ATGGCTCAAAGCAATGGATTTGCAtggctgtttttgttttacagtTTAAGCCTACTTTGCTTGGTTTTCAAGTGCAATGCATTTTATCCGAGAATCGTAAATGGCACACAGGCCAACGAGGGCGAGTTTCCTTTTGTG GTATCGCTGCGCCGCGCCTCCGATGGCCGTCACAAGTGTGGCGCTTCGCTGTTGAATCGCGTTTGGGTGCTCACCGCGGCGCACTGTGTGGTCAAAACGCAACCCGAGCAACTGAGCATACAATATGGCGGCAATGAATTGGTTGCGAACAGCACCAAAGTGTCGAATGTCAGTAAGATAATAGTGCATGAAAATTATGAGCCGGGAAATTTGCATCTTAACGATATTGCGTTGTTGCGCCTGCAGACGCCACTCAAGTTTGGCTCTAAAGTGCGCGCCGTGCACCTGCCGGCAGCGCAACAGGATACCGCCGAAGCAATGCCGGCAGTGTTGCTTGGCTGGGGACTGAATGCG ACCGGTGGCGTCATACAGAAACAACTGCAAAAGGTGCACCTTCAAATATTTAGCGATGAAGAGTGTAGTCAACGTCACGGCACACAATTGCACCCAACAACCATCTGCGCCGGTGTGCCGGAAGGTGGTCGTGGGCAGTGCAGTGGCGATTCGGGCGGTCCGTTGCTGGTTAATGGTCAACAGGTGGGCATTGTTTCGTGGAGTCGCAAGCCTTGCACTGTGGCGCCATATCCCGGTGTGTTTACGGAGCTTTCCGCCTATGTGGATTGGTTGCAGCAGATGATCGGTAATGATCGTGACGATGGCGATTGGGGCGAGAGCGAAGAGTCGTGGGAAGAATTGACAACGGGAAATCTCATTATAGTGCGTAGTAAAAAGGGTTTGACCAGCTTATTGGCTAAACATAAAAAG GTCTCATTACGTCATCGTGGCAGCCTACAACATTTTTGTGCTGGGACACTCATACATCCGCAATGGATATTGACAGCAGCTCACTGTTTAATGTACACAAAGCAGCCCAAAGAACTGATCATACAATATGGTACCAATCAACTAAAACCCGCTAAAACGAAATTGATGAATATCAGCGAAATAATACGACATGAGGGATATAGTCACACCATAGCAATACATGATTTGGCGCTGTTGAAGTTGGAAAGCGCGATCATGTCTAATGACGTCAATCTCGTAACACTGGCTGCGGGAAATCAATGCTACGAAGCTTTCAAAACGAAGGCGCCGTTATTGCTTATCGGTTGGGGTCTAAATGCG ACACACGGCACGCTGCAGCAGCAATTGCAAAAGGTGGAACTAGATTTACTCTCACGCGCTGAATGCCGCCAGCGCACACAAGCACAGCTTTACAGCACAAATATATGCGCTGTAGCACCCACCGGCACTCAGCAAGGACAGTGCAATGGTGACTCTGGTGGACCACTGCTCATGAATAAGCAACAAATTGGTATCGTTTCGTGGAGTTTAAAGCCATGTGGCGCTTATCCTGGCGTATTCACGAATGTCGCTTGTTATGAGCAGTGGATAAGGGATTGTATTGGGTAG
- the LOC120775418 gene encoding PXMP2/4 family protein 4-like, translated as MVATFTLKFLKSQWRSFANAHPLARGVISYAVIWPTSSLIQQTIEGRDLKTYDWMRCLRYGVFGALYVAPTLYGWVRLSSVMWPQMNLRVGITKAAVEQISYGPFAGTSFFFLMSLMEGRSVEEAVQEVKDKFPKAFEVGICIWPVIQTINFSMVPEQHRVVFVSICSLAWTTFLAYMHTKHVDEEEKETPSNETRLSQQAPLTQTMATTTNESLVVKVKRALAL; from the exons ATGGTCGCCACATTTACCCTAAAGTTCCTAAAGTCACAATGGCGCAGTTTTGCCAATGCCCACCCTTTGGCTAGGGGTGTCATTTCGTATGCAGTAATATGGCCCACAAGCAGTCTCATACAACAAACAATTGAGGGTAGAGATCTCA AAACTTACGATTGGATGCGTTGTCTGCGGTATGGTGTGTTCGGCGCGCTATATGTGGCGCCTACACTATATGGTTGGGTGCGTCTAAGCTCTGTCATGTGGCCGCAAATGAATTTACGAGTTGGTATTACAAAA GCTGCCGTCGAACAGATCTCATATGGCCCCTTCGCTGGTACCAGCTTCTTCTTTCTTATGAGCTTAATGGAAGGACGTAGCGTTGAAGAGGCTGTGCAAGAGGTCAAAGATAAATTCCCAAAAGCATTcgag GTTGGCATTTGCATCTGGCCTGTCATTCAGACAATAAATTTCTCCATGGTACCTGAGCAACATCGTGTCGTTTTCGTTAGTATCTGCAGTTTGGCTTGGACCACATTTCTAGCTTATATGCATACAAAACATGTAGATGAAGAAGAAAAGGAGACACCCAGCAACGAAACGAGGCTTTCACAGCAAGCACCGTTGACAcaaacaatggcaacaacaactaatgagaGCTTAGTTGTCAAAGTCAAACGTGCACTTGCCCTTTAA